A single region of the Salicibibacter cibi genome encodes:
- a CDS encoding SDR family oxidoreductase: MSIQNLFSLEGKTAIVTGGGRGLGAQIADVFAEAGANVVVCSRKPEACEEKSEELKKRGVDSLAFKCDVANLEDVKHVVETTLDHFGSIDILVNNSGATWAAPVVDMPVESWEKVMNVNINGTFYMSVEVGKIMMKQNAGKIINISSTSGFGGTDPSVMDTIGYNTSKGAVMTFTKDLAVKWGAHNINVNAIAPGFFPTKMSSGLLDKGGDAILERTPLKRFGSDQDLKGAALFLASPASDFVSGEVLTVDGGAHAYA; this comes from the coding sequence ATGAGTATCCAAAATTTATTTTCATTAGAAGGGAAAACAGCCATTGTTACCGGAGGCGGCCGGGGATTGGGAGCCCAGATTGCAGACGTATTTGCAGAAGCCGGCGCGAATGTAGTCGTTTGCTCCCGAAAACCGGAGGCGTGTGAGGAAAAAAGTGAGGAATTAAAAAAACGCGGTGTTGATTCACTTGCATTTAAATGTGACGTGGCGAACCTCGAAGACGTAAAGCATGTTGTGGAGACTACGCTCGATCATTTTGGAAGCATTGATATTTTAGTCAATAACAGCGGGGCAACGTGGGCGGCGCCGGTTGTGGATATGCCGGTTGAATCGTGGGAGAAAGTGATGAATGTCAACATTAATGGAACCTTTTATATGAGTGTAGAGGTCGGAAAAATAATGATGAAACAAAACGCAGGCAAAATCATTAATATATCTTCTACATCCGGTTTTGGGGGCACCGATCCAAGTGTGATGGACACGATTGGCTATAACACGAGTAAAGGGGCTGTTATGACGTTTACTAAGGATCTAGCGGTAAAATGGGGGGCACACAACATTAATGTCAACGCGATTGCGCCGGGTTTTTTTCCTACAAAAATGTCCAGTGGATTGCTTGACAAAGGTGGCGACGCCATATTGGAACGAACGCCTTTAAAGCGATTCGGGAGCGATCAGGACTTAAAAGGTGCAGCGCTGTTTTTGGCTTCTCCGGCCTCAGATTTTGTAAGTGGGGAGGTCTTAACGGTAGACGGAGGGGCGCATGCTTACGCTTAA
- a CDS encoding acetyl-CoA carboxylase biotin carboxyl carrier protein subunit → MAEIKAEMSGTTWKILVKQGDQVQSGDELAILESMKMEIPIESEVSGRVQAIYKNEGDFVNEGETLIEIES, encoded by the coding sequence ATGGCAGAAATAAAAGCCGAAATGAGCGGAACAACATGGAAAATATTAGTAAAACAAGGAGACCAAGTTCAATCCGGTGATGAGCTTGCTATTTTAGAATCAATGAAAATGGAAATCCCTATCGAATCAGAAGTTTCGGGTCGTGTCCAAGCGATATACAAAAATGAAGGTGACTTTGTGAATGAAGGTGAAACGTTGATTGAGATTGAATCATGA
- a CDS encoding transposase, which produces MKPTVFPHDTYQTFVLEQLQEHYGRSIIHLSQDWPLILKCWQADLSGITGQLMEQYADQGPEPRDPASMLRSYLVFLFTNPGIGITQWINEMKRTPIYAILSGFSPDDIPGVGTFYEFIERLWPEATKNLKPKKQKPKKNKKKGQKGKKGQKANYKPGKVERFARWSERHMDIVKPLPGDPLFQFFEQNILKVSADLGLIGDPDALSVAGDGTPVVTQAYRRSKPTCDCRANGIYGCHHHRIYSQPDCDGGWDSSREKYFNGYHLYMLAAADSPHDLPLYPRLHPASRHDAVSLVASAVEFNQRYTLGSVNRMLLDAAHDAEAIYELLDKQGTEPFIDLNNRSKKNIETNSDIQISPEGIPICPNGREMKPNGFDKSQNRRKWRCTPSCGCSDATYGRTYHTKSSDNLRLFPKTPRDSQAWKDIYKRRTSSERTNKREKNDYQLEAGRHRSTMMWYMRIYGIMICQHIDAWYESQKDDWNQLKTTICPAAA; this is translated from the coding sequence TTGAAACCAACGGTTTTTCCTCATGACACGTATCAAACCTTTGTCCTTGAACAACTTCAGGAACACTACGGACGCTCCATTATCCATTTGAGTCAGGATTGGCCGCTCATCCTCAAATGTTGGCAAGCCGACCTTTCAGGCATTACCGGCCAACTGATGGAGCAGTATGCGGATCAAGGGCCAGAACCCCGCGATCCGGCTTCCATGTTGCGTTCCTATCTCGTCTTTTTGTTCACAAATCCCGGCATCGGGATCACCCAATGGATCAACGAAATGAAACGCACACCTATTTACGCGATCTTGAGCGGCTTTTCTCCTGATGATATCCCCGGGGTTGGCACGTTCTATGAGTTTATCGAGCGCCTCTGGCCCGAGGCGACCAAAAACTTAAAACCCAAGAAGCAAAAACCGAAAAAGAACAAGAAGAAGGGCCAAAAAGGAAAGAAAGGCCAAAAAGCCAATTACAAACCGGGTAAAGTCGAACGCTTCGCACGATGGTCGGAACGCCATATGGACATCGTCAAACCATTGCCCGGCGACCCACTTTTTCAGTTTTTCGAACAGAATATCTTAAAGGTTTCTGCGGACCTAGGCCTGATCGGAGATCCTGATGCGCTCAGTGTCGCCGGGGATGGTACGCCTGTTGTCACGCAAGCTTACCGGCGAAGCAAACCGACCTGTGATTGTCGCGCGAACGGGATTTATGGCTGCCATCATCATCGCATCTATTCCCAGCCGGATTGTGACGGTGGATGGGACAGCTCCCGTGAGAAGTACTTTAACGGCTATCATCTCTATATGTTAGCGGCCGCGGACAGCCCGCATGACCTGCCATTGTATCCACGTCTGCATCCGGCATCCCGGCATGATGCCGTCAGTTTGGTCGCGAGCGCGGTTGAATTCAACCAACGCTACACCTTGGGATCCGTGAATCGTATGCTTCTCGATGCCGCTCATGACGCCGAGGCTATCTATGAGCTCTTGGATAAGCAAGGTACCGAGCCTTTCATCGATTTGAACAACAGAAGCAAAAAGAATATCGAAACGAACAGTGATATTCAGATTTCACCCGAGGGCATTCCCATCTGCCCCAACGGTCGTGAAATGAAACCAAATGGCTTCGACAAATCCCAGAATCGCAGGAAGTGGCGCTGCACGCCATCCTGCGGGTGTTCGGACGCGACATACGGCCGGACCTATCACACGAAATCAAGTGACAACCTGCGTTTGTTTCCCAAAACGCCACGCGATTCTCAAGCGTGGAAAGACATCTACAAACGCCGCACTTCAAGCGAACGGACAAACAAACGCGAGAAGAATGATTATCAACTGGAAGCCGGTCGACACCGATCAACGATGATGTGGTACATGCGTATTTATGGCATTATGATCTGCCAACACATAGACGCCTGGTATGAAAGCCAAAAAGACGACTGGAACCAGCTCAAAACGACTATCTGCCCTGCCGCTGCTTAA
- a CDS encoding acetyl-CoA carboxylase biotin carboxylase subunit: MKKILIANRGEIARRVLNTCEKLGLESVVVYSQADKNLPYVREATVAYEIGEPPAEKSYLNQEKILEVAKKENVDAIHPGYGFLSEHAGFVRAVEEAGIRFIGPDANVVEMMGDKVSARQMMQSAGVPVVPGSDGAVSDVDEAAKIAGDIGYPVMLKASAGGGGIGMQRCATEEELRKAFTSNQKRAQTYFGNSGMFVEKMIENGRHIEVQIFGDTFGNVVHLYERDCSIQRRNQKVIEESPKPFLSDVTKEKMFTLAKKAAQHVGYVNAGTIEFIVDDNENFYFLEMNTRLQVEHPVTEMTTGLDLVEWQIKVANGERLPLNQDGFSQKGHAIEFRLYAEDPKRFLPSPGDIEAFIYPEEQAGVRVDTGMESGTKVTHFYDPMIAKIIVSGSDRRATIEKAKQFFASLELSGIKNNAPLFEQILVDEDFIRGNYTTTFLQKH; the protein is encoded by the coding sequence GTGAAAAAAATATTAATCGCGAACCGCGGGGAAATAGCAAGGCGTGTATTAAATACATGTGAAAAACTAGGATTGGAATCAGTCGTCGTTTATTCTCAAGCGGATAAAAATCTGCCATACGTTCGTGAAGCAACGGTTGCCTATGAGATTGGCGAACCTCCCGCGGAAAAATCTTATTTGAATCAGGAAAAAATCCTCGAGGTAGCCAAAAAAGAAAACGTGGATGCCATCCACCCTGGCTATGGTTTTTTATCGGAGCATGCCGGTTTTGTCCGTGCTGTTGAAGAAGCTGGAATTAGGTTTATTGGCCCCGATGCAAATGTTGTCGAAATGATGGGTGATAAAGTCAGTGCACGGCAAATGATGCAATCAGCGGGCGTGCCGGTCGTGCCGGGCAGCGATGGGGCTGTAAGTGATGTCGATGAAGCTGCTAAGATCGCCGGGGACATCGGCTATCCCGTCATGTTAAAAGCCAGTGCCGGCGGGGGCGGAATCGGGATGCAACGGTGTGCGACAGAGGAAGAATTACGAAAGGCATTCACTTCCAATCAAAAGCGGGCGCAAACCTATTTTGGGAATTCAGGCATGTTTGTGGAAAAAATGATTGAAAACGGACGCCATATCGAAGTTCAAATTTTCGGTGACACATTTGGGAATGTTGTCCATTTGTATGAACGTGATTGCTCGATCCAAAGGCGAAATCAGAAAGTCATTGAGGAAAGCCCGAAACCGTTTCTATCAGATGTAACAAAAGAAAAAATGTTTACTTTAGCAAAAAAAGCAGCACAGCATGTCGGATATGTCAATGCAGGGACGATTGAATTTATCGTTGACGATAATGAAAATTTTTATTTCCTTGAAATGAACACGCGCTTGCAAGTTGAACACCCCGTTACGGAAATGACGACCGGACTTGATCTCGTTGAATGGCAAATCAAGGTAGCCAATGGAGAGAGGCTTCCCCTTAATCAAGACGGTTTTAGCCAAAAAGGCCATGCAATCGAATTTCGCCTGTATGCGGAAGATCCGAAAAGGTTCCTTCCATCACCGGGCGACATTGAAGCATTTATCTATCCTGAGGAACAAGCAGGCGTCCGTGTTGATACAGGGATGGAAAGCGGTACGAAGGTGACACACTTTTACGATCCGATGATTGCAAAAATTATTGTAAGCGGTTCAGATCGACGCGCAACGATTGAGAAGGCCAAACAATTTTTCGCAAGTTTGGAGTTATCAGGTATTAAAAACAATGCTCCGCTATTCGAGCAAATATTGGTGGATGAAGATTTTATTCGGGGGAACTACACGACAACGTTTCTACAGAAACATTAG
- a CDS encoding thioesterase family protein, whose protein sequence is MPQIDRPLLESKVQSDWIDYNGHMYDAAYAHVFSLAVDRFMTAIGIDSDFRDKQHYTIYTLETHLRYLKEAYAGQEINVTVQVLDYDKKRLHVFFVMENKEGERLATSEQMLMGINMKERRSAPFPDTIVKSIIDLAKAHEGTSIPDEAGQTIGIRRT, encoded by the coding sequence ATGCCACAAATAGACAGGCCATTGCTAGAAAGCAAGGTTCAATCAGATTGGATCGATTATAACGGACACATGTATGATGCTGCATACGCGCATGTGTTTAGCTTAGCTGTGGATCGTTTCATGACAGCCATAGGAATTGATAGCGATTTTCGCGATAAGCAGCATTATACCATATACACATTGGAAACACATTTGCGCTATTTGAAAGAGGCTTATGCCGGGCAGGAGATAAACGTTACGGTGCAAGTCTTGGACTATGATAAAAAACGCTTGCATGTATTTTTTGTTATGGAAAATAAAGAAGGCGAACGGTTGGCAACGAGTGAGCAGATGCTTATGGGTATAAATATGAAAGAAAGACGTTCCGCTCCTTTTCCGGACACTATTGTTAAGTCAATTATAGATCTTGCGAAGGCGCATGAAGGAACGTCAATACCTGATGAAGCTGGGCAAACGATTGGGATTCGGCGAACTTGA
- a CDS encoding sodium:solute symporter family protein — protein sequence MKIIEISIMLLYFLFLIILGKYSQKRVTQSQASTDEYYVAGRRIGTGVNALAMMAALGSGGSFMAGVGTVWELGFPFLSWMTLGSIAGFAIASVLVAKPMRNSRKFTVTEFLVDRYEHRLFKVAVPVVIIIGSGMYLMSQMTAGGLIGSYVTGWSYQWGVVIIAIVFILYVAMGGMLAVTWTNILQGAMVILIILIVCIGALIHLPMPYTDLLLNATNENPGLGAVGATMPITGYIGAFTTWAVAVCVIPHLLMRVFTATDDRSAKLSMNIGMFTYGSLMVASALLVTPFVPLLSNSLLEANPSDMWLLLIAEQFFGPIIMGVLAAGIMAAVMSSVDALLLALSSAVAFDLYKGWYNPEATQRQILKVSAISTWVVGLVVMLLSLNPPDFLVVLYTAAVGFMASALFAPLVLGIWWKRANVHGAMTGLVVGAVSFLIAFFGFEFPYNAEILVALPLSIVAMVSVSGLTEKPSQEAINRMATYHEREI from the coding sequence ATGAAAATAATTGAAATATCTATCATGCTTTTGTATTTTCTTTTTCTTATTATTTTGGGGAAGTATTCACAAAAGCGTGTAACACAGTCTCAAGCAAGTACGGACGAATATTATGTTGCTGGGCGTCGTATCGGGACCGGTGTTAATGCTTTAGCTATGATGGCCGCTTTAGGAAGTGGAGGGTCATTCATGGCAGGTGTTGGTACTGTGTGGGAACTTGGATTTCCTTTTCTGTCGTGGATGACACTTGGGTCAATTGCCGGATTTGCAATTGCGAGTGTTTTAGTGGCAAAGCCCATGCGTAATTCGCGTAAGTTCACTGTCACTGAATTTTTGGTGGATCGTTACGAGCATCGTTTGTTTAAGGTAGCTGTACCGGTTGTGATTATTATTGGCTCGGGTATGTACCTCATGTCACAAATGACGGCCGGTGGATTGATTGGCTCTTATGTCACCGGGTGGTCCTATCAATGGGGAGTCGTTATTATTGCGATTGTTTTCATCCTCTACGTTGCAATGGGTGGAATGTTAGCTGTTACTTGGACGAATATACTACAAGGTGCTATGGTCATTCTCATCATATTAATTGTATGTATCGGAGCTCTTATTCATTTGCCGATGCCTTATACAGATTTGCTCCTGAATGCAACAAACGAAAATCCGGGTCTCGGGGCAGTTGGGGCAACGATGCCGATTACAGGATATATAGGTGCGTTTACGACTTGGGCAGTAGCCGTTTGTGTTATCCCTCATTTGTTAATGCGAGTTTTTACGGCAACAGATGATCGTTCCGCAAAATTATCGATGAACATTGGGATGTTTACTTATGGCTCTTTAATGGTGGCATCTGCTTTATTGGTTACACCATTTGTGCCATTGTTAAGCAATTCATTACTTGAAGCAAATCCATCTGATATGTGGTTGCTTCTAATTGCAGAACAATTCTTTGGCCCTATCATAATGGGGGTGCTGGCTGCAGGGATAATGGCAGCGGTTATGTCCTCCGTCGATGCTTTGCTATTAGCATTAAGTAGTGCAGTTGCCTTTGATTTATATAAAGGTTGGTACAATCCTGAAGCAACCCAACGTCAAATTTTAAAAGTATCAGCCATCTCTACATGGGTCGTTGGTTTAGTTGTGATGCTTCTTTCACTCAATCCACCGGATTTTCTAGTTGTACTTTATACAGCAGCTGTGGGATTTATGGCATCAGCTTTATTCGCTCCCCTTGTGTTGGGGATATGGTGGAAACGTGCCAATGTTCATGGAGCAATGACCGGTCTTGTCGTGGGTGCTGTTAGTTTTCTTATTGCCTTTTTTGGATTTGAATTCCCTTATAATGCAGAGATATTGGTTGCCTTACCTTTGTCTATCGTTGCAATGGTTAGTGTAAGTGGATTGACTGAAAAGCCTTCTCAAGAAGCTATAAACCGAATGGCAACCTATCATGAGAGGGAGATTTAA
- a CDS encoding SDR family NAD(P)-dependent oxidoreductase: MRQGIPCRASLGECREAIIEKGGKSDFIRTDITKPNEVEEMIDKTIDTFGSLNILFNNAGVNCDEKKMPDVSFEEWQHVMDININGVFLGMKHAIPYMEPGSSIINTASIAGIKGQKLVSAYSASKSSVIALTKTAATEHGRQNIRVNAIAPGIIDTKMTDDWKETDKWPILSKANALRRVGQPEEIANAVLFLASDESSFITGETLVIDGGTLNL, translated from the coding sequence GTGCGACAAGGAATCCCTTGCCGCGCCAGCCTTGGCGAATGCCGAGAGGCTATAATTGAAAAAGGAGGGAAATCCGACTTCATTCGTACGGATATCACTAAACCGAATGAAGTCGAGGAAATGATCGATAAAACAATTGATACCTTCGGTTCCCTCAATATTTTATTTAATAACGCCGGTGTCAATTGTGATGAGAAAAAAATGCCGGATGTTTCTTTTGAGGAATGGCAACACGTGATGGATATTAATATTAATGGCGTCTTTCTTGGCATGAAGCATGCCATCCCTTATATGGAACCGGGGAGTTCCATTATTAATACCGCCAGCATCGCAGGGATAAAAGGACAAAAACTTGTCTCTGCATACTCGGCTTCCAAGAGCAGTGTTATTGCACTCACAAAGACAGCTGCTACGGAACATGGAAGGCAAAATATCCGTGTCAACGCGATTGCGCCGGGAATTATCGATACGAAAATGACAGACGACTGGAAGGAAACTGATAAGTGGCCGATTTTATCTAAAGCCAACGCGCTTAGGAGAGTCGGACAACCAGAAGAGATTGCAAATGCTGTGTTATTTTTAGCTTCCGACGAGTCGTCTTTTATCACGGGAGAAACACTAGTCATCGATGGAGGAACATTAAATCTTTAA
- a CDS encoding SDR family NAD(P)-dependent oxidoreductase produces the protein MEDKVAIVTGGGGDIGRSVALHFAQEKAKVMISDVDKDAGKETANMIIIASRN, from the coding sequence TTGGAAGATAAAGTTGCCATTGTAACCGGTGGCGGAGGAGATATTGGCAGATCCGTCGCGTTGCATTTTGCACAGGAAAAAGCCAAAGTCATGATATCCGATGTAGATAAGGATGCCGGTAAAGAAACCGCAAATATGATAATTATAGCCTCTCGGAATTAG
- a CDS encoding AMP-binding protein has translation MSLFETSLNTNEEMVTKKLEQWAEEIGDKTFFYYGEEDQHFSFKQFNEMANSIAHYLQNKGVQKGDRISVFLMNPLVSALSMFGIWKAGAVFSPINFNYKGSLLSYQINDTQPVWLITERRLIPILNEVADDLPPLTALIHDPQPNEHDYQEDVIDIKADHFHVIDFNDTLKGPKTNPYVHLNYWDTANIIYTSGTTGPAKGVKQSYRWIHAYTYSFQQFTTQEDVVYNDLPMYHVGGAFALLARAAFVGSTVAVWDKFSPTDFWNRIEKSGASTAILLDVMIPWLMKAPKTSEDQNNSLNKVYMQPLPQYHHDVAKRFGFDFVFAGFGQTEAGNGFVSVIDELEGVNGTPQELYKGYSYRETLNMAQQLEIEIREGKETLGKGFMGKPSSFLEAIILNEWDEECSAGEVGELAFRPKYPSVLLDEYYNKLEATIKASRNYWFHSGDAAYKDEEGVFYFVDRMGDVIRKKGENVSSYQVEDMLSDHDSVNVSAIFPIPASEGDEDDIVACVVLKEGEHISETELEGWIKVNIPKFMQPSIVRIVSDVPRTATNKIEKFKLKNTILTELQNERGKES, from the coding sequence ATGAGCCTATTTGAAACATCTTTAAATACGAACGAAGAAATGGTCACTAAAAAACTTGAACAATGGGCAGAAGAGATAGGCGATAAGACATTTTTCTATTACGGAGAAGAGGATCAACATTTTTCTTTTAAACAATTCAACGAAATGGCGAATAGTATCGCCCATTATTTACAAAATAAAGGGGTTCAAAAGGGAGATCGGATATCGGTCTTTCTTATGAACCCGCTTGTAAGCGCCTTATCCATGTTTGGCATATGGAAAGCGGGAGCTGTATTCAGCCCTATTAATTTTAATTACAAAGGATCCTTATTATCTTATCAAATCAATGATACCCAACCAGTATGGCTCATTACGGAGCGTCGGTTGATCCCAATACTCAATGAAGTTGCAGACGATTTACCGCCGCTAACCGCGCTTATTCATGATCCGCAACCGAATGAACATGATTATCAAGAAGACGTTATAGACATTAAGGCAGATCATTTTCATGTGATTGATTTTAACGACACACTTAAAGGCCCGAAAACAAACCCTTATGTCCATCTTAACTATTGGGATACGGCAAACATTATTTATACCTCCGGTACTACAGGCCCGGCAAAAGGCGTGAAACAATCGTATAGGTGGATCCATGCCTACACGTACTCTTTTCAACAATTTACAACCCAAGAAGATGTCGTATATAACGACTTGCCAATGTATCATGTTGGAGGTGCTTTTGCTCTTTTGGCAAGAGCTGCATTCGTTGGCTCCACGGTCGCCGTTTGGGATAAGTTTAGCCCCACCGATTTCTGGAATCGAATTGAAAAGAGCGGTGCTTCAACGGCGATTCTATTGGATGTTATGATTCCTTGGCTAATGAAAGCACCTAAAACATCCGAAGATCAAAACAACTCGCTTAACAAGGTATATATGCAGCCATTGCCGCAGTATCATCACGATGTTGCTAAACGCTTCGGGTTTGATTTTGTTTTTGCCGGATTTGGCCAGACCGAGGCAGGCAATGGGTTTGTCAGTGTCATTGATGAATTAGAAGGCGTAAACGGCACTCCGCAGGAACTATATAAAGGATATTCGTATAGAGAAACGCTTAACATGGCCCAACAACTTGAGATTGAAATTAGAGAAGGAAAGGAGACATTGGGAAAAGGATTTATGGGCAAGCCGTCCTCCTTTCTTGAAGCGATCATATTAAATGAATGGGACGAAGAATGTTCAGCAGGTGAAGTTGGTGAATTAGCTTTTCGACCGAAATACCCTAGTGTACTTTTAGATGAATATTACAATAAACTCGAAGCGACGATTAAAGCTTCCAGAAACTATTGGTTCCATTCTGGAGATGCTGCTTACAAGGATGAAGAAGGCGTATTTTATTTTGTGGATCGTATGGGGGATGTCATCAGAAAAAAAGGAGAAAATGTATCTTCCTACCAAGTGGAGGACATGCTTAGCGACCATGATTCAGTAAATGTCTCTGCCATATTTCCTATTCCTGCAAGCGAGGGAGACGAGGATGACATCGTTGCCTGCGTGGTTCTCAAAGAAGGAGAGCATATTTCAGAAACAGAACTTGAGGGTTGGATAAAGGTAAATATCCCTAAATTTATGCAGCCGTCAATCGTCCGCATCGTTTCGGATGTACCTCGCACAGCAACCAATAAAATTGAAAAATTTAAGCTGAAAAATACGATATTAACAGAGTTGCAGAATGAGAGGGGGAAAGAATCGTGA
- a CDS encoding acyl-CoA carboxylase subunit beta gives MSWQPEVDELKRLERLAHKMGGEDNVAKHHSKGKYTVRERVDKLLDTDTFHETGALAGKASYDEDGKVKDFQPANFILGTGRINDRKVVVGADDFTVRGGASDGGIHEKQVYSELMAHELQLPMVRLVDGTGGGGSVKSLNDTSATYVPVNPAWDHVVNNMGKVPVVAAAMGSTAGLGAARVAASHFSIMIEDTSQLFVAGPQVVKYGRGYDVSKEELGGADVHRSSGAVDNIAASEEEAFEQIRTFLSYLPSNVWELPPYQATTDRVDRKDEELLSAIPRNRRKPYKIRPILEKVFDRDSIFEMGKYYGRGTVTGFARLNGYPVGYLASDPFILGGGLTAESSEKIERFVDLCQTFHVPIVNFVDQPGMVIGVEEERKGTIRKGVRAISAIYQATVPMIEIILRKVFGVGGAGMINGHGLHQRYAWPSGDWGSLPIEGGVQVAYRRELEASEEPEQLLKSLMDNMEDIRSPFRTAESFGIEEIIDPRDTRPLLCEWIDDAYRLLPQHVGPSSHTMRP, from the coding sequence ATGAGCTGGCAGCCCGAAGTAGATGAACTCAAAAGGTTGGAACGCCTCGCCCATAAAATGGGAGGGGAGGATAATGTTGCAAAGCATCATTCAAAGGGAAAATATACCGTCAGGGAACGTGTAGACAAGCTTTTAGATACGGATACGTTTCATGAAACCGGAGCATTAGCCGGGAAAGCGTCTTATGATGAGGATGGAAAAGTGAAAGATTTTCAACCGGCAAACTTTATATTGGGAACAGGAAGAATCAATGACCGAAAGGTTGTCGTCGGTGCAGATGATTTCACGGTTCGTGGCGGTGCCTCCGATGGAGGCATTCATGAAAAGCAAGTGTACTCCGAATTAATGGCCCACGAACTTCAATTGCCTATGGTTAGATTAGTCGATGGCACAGGCGGCGGGGGAAGTGTGAAAAGCCTTAACGACACGAGTGCGACTTATGTGCCCGTGAACCCTGCATGGGATCATGTCGTGAACAATATGGGAAAAGTTCCAGTCGTCGCAGCCGCAATGGGCTCAACGGCCGGTCTTGGTGCTGCAAGGGTGGCCGCTTCACACTTTTCCATCATGATCGAAGACACGTCACAATTGTTTGTCGCCGGCCCCCAAGTTGTGAAGTACGGAAGAGGATATGACGTATCAAAAGAAGAATTAGGGGGTGCCGACGTACACCGTTCGAGTGGAGCGGTTGATAATATCGCTGCATCCGAGGAAGAGGCCTTTGAACAAATCCGAACGTTTTTATCCTATCTTCCGAGTAATGTTTGGGAGCTGCCGCCTTATCAAGCGACGACGGATCGAGTGGATCGAAAAGACGAGGAGCTTCTATCGGCTATACCGAGAAACAGACGGAAGCCTTATAAAATTCGCCCCATACTCGAAAAAGTATTTGATCGCGATTCGATATTTGAGATGGGCAAATATTACGGAAGAGGCACGGTCACTGGCTTTGCGCGGTTAAACGGTTATCCGGTTGGCTACTTGGCATCCGATCCCTTTATATTAGGAGGCGGTCTTACGGCAGAAAGCAGTGAAAAAATCGAACGTTTCGTTGATTTGTGCCAAACGTTTCATGTACCGATCGTTAATTTCGTCGATCAACCCGGAATGGTGATCGGGGTGGAAGAAGAACGAAAAGGAACGATTCGAAAAGGGGTACGGGCGATCTCGGCAATTTATCAGGCAACGGTCCCTATGATTGAAATTATTCTCAGAAAGGTCTTTGGGGTTGGCGGAGCCGGTATGATTAACGGTCATGGGCTTCATCAACGCTATGCATGGCCTTCCGGCGATTGGGGCTCATTGCCGATCGAAGGCGGCGTCCAAGTCGCGTATCGAAGGGAACTTGAAGCGAGCGAAGAGCCAGAGCAATTACTAAAAAGCTTAATGGACAACATGGAAGACATACGCTCCCCCTTTCGGACAGCAGAATCATTTGGGATTGAAGAAATCATTGATCCTCGTGATACGAGACCGCTGTTATGTGAATGGATTGATGATGCGTACCGGCTCTTGCCCCAACATGTCGGCCCCTCTTCACATACGATGAGGCCTTGA